The sequence GCTGAATACATACTTTGCTCTAGCTGAATACATTTACAATATATTGTAAATAATTGCCTTTTTATTCAAAAAAGTACTATCAACAGAAATTGACTTtataaagtattattttctaaagaagTCTGAGCAAAAACCAAGATCCTGGCATTCAGACAGCCATTTCAGTTTCAGTTGATACAGAGCTATTGAATACTGACAATTTGGTCTTTATTTGACTGTCACAGAAAGGAATTATActttttcatatctttttaAGATAGCTGTAATTACTGCAATTCAATATTATGGCGAAAGGTCTCTCAGACCCACTTCTCGGAACAGTGTTTTACAGCTGAGTAAGACTGATTCATTCTCTCTTCAAACTACACATATCTAAGATaattcttgatttttaaaatatttttttaaatgctatgaACCAATACTCAGTagataaaaaaaagagattaactTTTCGTTCAAAAAAATGCCGGTTCTCCTTAGATATATTTTTAGGTGAGGTTAGAAATCTGCCATTGTGGTAACACCAAATCTAGAGAAACAAAGCTCTGATTAGGAACTTACAGAGTCTTCACAGGATGAAGAAAACCGAGAGCACTACATGCTGTGCAGTGCTACATAAAAGTAAACTGAtacaaaacattattaaaaaaaatcagaatcaagtcaatttttcataaaagcagcagatgagtgtatacagctgcagaaagcatgCACAGACACTGAGTTTACACATCCGAGTTAGACCATGAGTAGGCCAGGATACATGTTTATGCCTAACACTCCCCACAGTGCAGTCCCACTAACAGTGTTTAGTGCAAATACACATCTTTCTCCCGGTTTGGTGTTACTTCCCTAGATCTCCCTTATTCTAGCAAATTTCAGCCTTGCTCTTCAAAAATGCTCCCATAAAACTCCCATTTTTGTTGTAGCTACAGGATGCCTGTTTTTCTAATTCTTCAGTACATCTCAGCCTTCTGGTATGCTCCTGTACTGGATGCCTAGTCCCTCCTCCTATCAAGCTGGAATCTTCAAACTTAATGTCATATTCTTAGCATATACTAGTAACACATTTCGTAAATATTTCAAGTGTTACAGGTTTATAAATACAGAGTCCCACATATTTTAGGTACTGAATTTGTTACTGCTGAAACACGCCAATAACAACTACTTGTATGGGAGGAGGTCACCCAATTCTTTGGCAGGCTGGAGGCATTATGtaagcaaaactgcttttacTTACTGATCTGTAAGTAAAACAGATTTATCCACCTAATTTAGCTCTGTTCCActaaaaaaaatgctgtcaaaTAAGGTAACTATAGACCTGCTGCTGTGACAGAGCTCAGGAGGGACCTAAAATTAGGGAATAGGTAACTAAAATTCAATTACCCTCTGCGCTCTCAACTGCGTTATGTTGTCTTCCAGGTTTTGATCTGTCAGAATgaagtttctgtttcatttgcttGCCCTTGCTCTTGTCATAACCTCCACATTTGGTGGAGTCAAGGACTTCACTGAGCATTTTGAAAGCCTTAAAGACGCACAGCCACATGAAAATGGCACCTACGATATGCCAAATTTACCACTGGAGTTCCACAGAGAAAACACTATCACTAATGACTTGATTcctgaagaggaggaggaggaagactaTCTAGATCTTGACAAGATACTGGGTGAAGATGACTACAGTGACATTATTGATGCTGCCCCATACATAGTTTCTGAAATTCAGCAAGGAAATATACTTGAACTATTCCAAGGCAAAACCAGAATCCAGCGCCTCAATATCCTCAATGCAAACTTTGGCTTCAACCTTTACCGCAGTGTGGCAGACAAGACCAACTCTTCAGATAATATTCTCATGGCTCCTGTTGGTATTTCCACTGCAATGGCTATGATTTCTCTGGGTCTGAAGGGTAAAACTCAGCATGAAGTATTATCTGTTCTTGGATTTCAAGACTTCATTAATGCCAGCACCAAATACGAGCTCATGACTGTTCATAACCTCTTCCGCAAGCTCACTCATCGGCTCTTCAGGCGCAATTTTGGTTACACACTGAGGTCTGTCAATGATCTTTACATTCAGAAGGACTTTTCTATTCTGAATGATTTCAGAAACAATACAAAAACATACTACTTTGCTGATGCTCAACCAGCTGATTTTTCAGATCCCAGCTTCATAAGTAAAACCAATGAACGCATCTTGAAGCTGACCAAAGGATTAATAAAAGAAGCTCTTGTGAATGTAAACCCTACAACACTGATGATGATTCTTAACTGTCTCTACTTTAAAGGTAAGAACCTGCTATTTCAATCTTAGCAATGCATTTTCTCAGTTTGCAATTCACTGTATACTTCAGTAGAAATCCCTGTCTGAACTTAAATATAGTCTACACTTCAAAAAAGCTTACTGATTCCCTCATTCAGAAGAATCCCTATTATTAGcccatttttacatttttgtgtaGCACACTGATGTTTCAGTCACGCCCTGAAGTTAGTGGGTATTGTACGAATACAGCAAATGCTTATCACATCCAAAATCTTATAGTCTGTAAGTGAGACTAAAAAACAACATATGAATGCAGAATAGCCTCAGAAAGCATAAGCTGTGTAGGAGTCTCAGGCAGTGATGTATTAATTCATGTGCAAGTTATAAGACACATTCAGTCCTGCTTCAAATTATTGGCTTTATTGAAATGGTACAGGTTGATTTCAGTTAAAACacttaacatttctgaaatattcagGATTCATAGGAATGACCATAACGAATTTCAGCTtcaagtatgtatttttttcatatgatCAGATCATGATCCTTGTCAACAAGCCTATACAGGGGACTGAGAAGTATAACCAAACCAGTATTCTTCTACAGCTAAAACCAAACGCATTCACTACTTAGAATAATTCAGCATAAACTGTCTGCTGATATGGGCTCCTACGTGTATCACTGAACAGCTTGAAGTAAAGACTGTAAGACATTCTTATTATAAACCCttattttctaattctttaCATTGAAACTAAGGATCAGTGGTGAAATTTTCAACATTGATTTTCTGCCTCAGGCTGAAAGTTTGTTAATTTTTCAATAAACTTTTTAAATGGTATTAAATGAGCCAGGGGTGGGAGGTGCCAATGCAAGAGCaactgaggaagaagaggaaatctCTTACTGACTGTTTAAGACGATAATCGGATGAAAGTGACTTAAAACACCGGTAAGGAAAGACCAATTAGCACAAAAGGACAACAATGTTTGGGAGTACAACATACTCCTTTCCACAGCTTATAAAggagtttctttttctcaattAAGTCCTGCTTCCAGGAAACAAATGCTCAAGGGCTGTCTTACACCTTCGCAGCATTTCACTATAAGAATAGCATTCCTCTACGTTAATGAAACGTACCATTTCCCACTCACTTGCAAGGTGTTACTTCCTTGAATAATGCCACTTATCTCTTTAAAAGATCTGAAGCAGTTATTAGCATAAGATCCAAATATTCCCCTATTTTGAAGTACCATCCGAAAGGGACTTATTTGTATCCTTAAGTACACCTCTGATGATTATATCATATTAAATACATGGCTGTACTGTCCATTAGACCGTCCTAAGAAAAGAATTAtgcaaagtgaaaacaaattcattttttcatgatttggtaaaatttaaaatacctttttgttttagtctgaaattattaaatacttGTGCTCtctcaaaacaacaaaaactccACCaaaatttaaatagttttaGTACTGGAACTCTTGAGTCCATCAAGAACAAAAAGacttttggctttttcttctgcccACAGAGACCTGTTAGTCCAAATTGCCTTGGTGGCCTGCTGAAGGCTGTAATTTCTAaccctcaaaaccaaaaagatcaattctttatttctgtctccCATTCATTTATCTTAAAGTGACAGCCTCTTCGTAATTCTATTTTGAGTCAAACCGAACTTTTTAAAGGCAAGTTCTGCTCCTGGGTTTCCCAGTTTCCCCACTAGTCCTCCTAGACATGCTAGCTTTTTCCCACCTTTCCATTTACAATATTTACACTGTTTGCACCATTGCAGACAAGCTCTGTTAAGCTCTCAGAGCTAAGAAACCTATGAGTATTCTCAGATACACAGAGATGCTCAGTACAAGTGATATTTGTGCTGAATAACCGTAACTGAGTAATGGGATACCTGCCAAACACCATGAAGCCTCAAGCTTGTCTTATATTAAATACCATCAAGAAACTATTGGAAACTATTCACATTGGTAAGCAGCAAGTTTTATCTTGTCTAGGTGCCAAATCTATCTCCAACTGAGATCTACCCTCCATGCTGCAGAGATCTGAACAATCATTTATGAGTTTCCTATCAAGTAGGCGCTGGGTATTTTAGCCAAAATAGATCACAGCAGCTTTTGACAACTGACAGATTTTGACAGGTCCAAAATTACTTATCTGAGATTCTAGTCATGAACACAAGAGAGAATTCAATCAGTGGAGACAACACCTGCCACTGCAGCTGGATCCAAAAGACATCTTGGTGGAAGATTCAAAACAGGAAGTCAGAAAAGTTAGAGACTGCCATGTGGTTTCAGATGACCCCAAAAGGCCACATGCCTCCCCCTGCAGAACAGTGTTTTACCACAAGACAAACACACTTGGAAGGCTGAATCCAAGAAGAAAGGTCCTCAGCTCCTCTCTTTTTACTAGGAAGAGCTGACAAATGTCTCTCATTCGTCAGGTGATGACAGTGCTGCTGAAGCTTCCCTGGCCCACAGCAGCTTCATGTCATTTGCTAGATAGAGTCCTGCAACTGTGAATTCTATTCCCTGCAGAACAGCAAGATGAGATGTTGGATTTTCCTGAGAAGTGAGATTTGTTTGGGTATAACACAATCCATTTTATATCCCATTCCCTTCAGAATATTAACCACAGTCTAATAATTTCTCAAACTGCTCCCCATCAGCCCGACATATGAAGAAACTATTAAAGTTGGActaaaggctttttttgttaattCGATTTGGCAAAGTCAGATTAAGGATCTCTAAATCACTTGCAACTGTTTAACAACAAGGTTACCAATCAAGGCTAAATTTGTAGTCTCTCCACACAGTCACAGCCACACTCCCCATGTACTCGTCTGCCAATGGTGACCTTAAATCCCGAGTTTTAACAGGAAATACCAGTAACCTTATTTCCACTATAAAATTCTAGCTTTATCTGCCCATGAAGCAAGAAATAATGTTCTTTCCAGAGCCGTGGTTCTAAAAAGAGATCAATAAgaatactgctttaaaaaagcacCTTCTTCTACACAGTCAATAAATATTTGGGGTATCCAAAGAATCTTCACATGGAAAGATTCAAACCTTGATGCACTTTCCGGTCTGcaaaatacactgaattttCTGGGCATAAACCTGTCGGTGGAAGGCTCTTGTAGATATGTTGAAATCACATCGAACTGGGTCATTAAGAAACTCTCCAGGATGTGTTAAGACAGAAAGTTAATTGGCTTGAATGGACTAAGTCAAGGTAATGCCTTCAGCAtctcttttaaaacttcatgCAAAACTTAGCTTGAGGTACCAATAACATGCTTCAGTAGGGTTTCAAGTATCAGCTCTCTCAGAAAATATAGCTGTGTCAGTTATTCCACTAGGTGCAAACGCTGTCAAGTATTTTCCATCTGTTTAACCTTTGTAATGTCTGGTTCCTcgtagaaaaaaaatagtacaCCAACCTCTTTCAGATCTCTCATTTgagtaatttttgcttttttaattcagaGCACTCAAATCagacaaaagttaaaaaaacaggaattttaaagtcattttaaAACTTGTCTTCTTATTCAGACTTAATTGAAATCAACAATCTCCTACAGCAATTCTCAACTCACATGAATTAAAGCTTAATGTGAACTCTTATTCtaggaatattttattaaacaagGATCTTGAGTATTTTTATCTGCCTTCTGCACTGTATTAACAGGAACCTGGGAGAATAAGTTTCCAGTGGAAATGACTATGAAGAGAAGCTTCCGACTGAATGAGAAGCAAACAATAAAGGTTCCTATGATGCAGACTAAAGGGAACTTCCTAGCTGCTGCAGACCCTGAGCTAGACTGCGGCGTGATCCAGCTCCCGTTCGTGGGGAACATCAGCATGCTGATTGTACTTCCACACAAACTTTCAGGCATGAAAGCCCTAGAAAAGCAGATAACACCTCAAGTGGTGGAAAAATGGCAGAAGAGCATGACAAACAGGTATCTGCTGAAAAGTACATCTTGTTAAAGTCTTAGTGTATTTTCTTGATGAGATTGACACGTATAAGTAAAGAGCATAGAAGATAACATGATATTTTGATCAAAAACACTAAACCTGAACAAAAATCCCGAAAAGATGGATTTATTGAATTAAAAATGAGGACCAGTGGTCTCTCAGAATTTAAATGCTGTCAAGAAAATGACAAtgactgaaatggaaaattctaACAGAGTTCCAAAATTCTTTCTATTAAGAATTTAATGTtgtagatttaaaataaaaattcttactGAAGTTTACaatgagaaggaaaaccaagagTATGATAATAACAGGTTATTTGTGCCGAATAATCTCCATCGTATGGAAAGCAGCCTATGCTCATCTCAGCACAGTGCATTTCAACACATCTGTTGAGTAAAGGCACACATTCAGTCATCAACCACAGACATCACAATTatgggagagaaaaaattatACAGCCTCTCTTGTGCAAGATGACAGACTGGGTGGTATCTGTCTTCAGACTtgataaaaagataaaaagggcAGATTTGATGGGCTATTCAGGAAGCCAACCTATTTCTATTGTATACAATAAGTGACAAATCTCCAATTTAGTACTACAGAAAATCTGCCAGTTGAACGTATATTAGAAGCATATCCAACCATGCACTGAACTGCTCAAAGCCGTGTATTTATGCACATAAATAATGTAAATCATTGCAAGTAAAATATCAAATTGACAAACTAACAATCTTGGGAggggaattatttttaaaaaacacatcttaaaagtaattatttccaAGATTTGAAAGTAAAAGTACATTAAGCAGTCCTGTATATTTCTGTCCCCTGCTTGCTGAAGACagcaaacaacccaaaccacaacagATATCTAAAACAAAGGAGTCATGCAAATATCTATCTCCTcaatgatttttcatttttggttttatttttactagaACAAGAGAAGTGGTTCTGCCTAAATTTAAGCTGGAGAAGAGTTATAACTTGATTGGTTATCTGAGATCCATGGGAATAGAAGACCTGTTCAATGAAAAGGGCGACTACTCTGGTATATCAGATGAGAAAGTCACCATTGACCGGGTATTTACTCCTCtcctcttttcatttcctttctgatttaACTATATCACCTGAAAACATgacaacagtaaaaataattcacagtaagctaaaataatattttttctcatctttcctgGAAGACAGAGGAGGGAAGTGGGTTTCTCTGTATATGCACTTTTCTACTCATATGATGAGGTACATGTTTAATCAGATGTCAAAGGCATAAAAAGTGTTATGGTCAGTCAGGAACATGCTTGTTCACAGACCAAAACCAAAGGATTGCTGCCACATAAGAGTTACCAGAAAGAGTGTCACAAGGGAGCCACATGCATGACATGAAGCAGGGGGGGAAGGCTGTGAGCACATCATTAGAGTATACTTAAGAGATcctcaatttcttttttgtttattcccccccccttttttttgtttgcttaaacAGTTCAATCATCAAGGTACAATAACTGTGAATGAGGAAGGCACAGAGGCTGGAGCAATAACCAACGTTGGATTCATGCCTCTCTCTGCTCAGATTCGCTTCGTTGTCGACCGcccctttttgtttctgatctATGAACATCGTACCAGCTGCCTTCTGTTCATGGGCAGAGTTGTCAACCCAGCCCAATCCTAAAAGCAAAGACCTCCAAGACACTGTTACACCTGGGCTGTATAATTAAATGCTAATATGCCAGTATCATAAAGGAATTTTTATTGCCATGTTAGCTAATACAAAAGCCACTGgtatcaaaagaaaatatattatctACAGGTAGTTTTACATGAATGGACTCATAGGAGTAGATAATTTGACTGCAATTTAAAATGGTTAGTGCCATGTATTGATACAAGTGtactaaaaaaaataccacaaagtAACTTACATTTGTGTTTTACTTCAGTGTATAAAATGtaatcaataaaatatttagactATCTGGATTCTTGAGGTTTAGCTCTAAATTTGTGCTAGGATGTCTCTGTAATAAATAGGAATAAGGAAATCCTGAATACCTGACCAGTCTCAGAAACTAAAACCTCTCCTGGGTATTCTACATCATCTAACCTTGCCTTATACACAAAGCTTTTTAATGTGACAGCCAGTGAAATATCAGTAATAGATGAAGGATGATGAAGAGCTGATACTGAATAGGAAGCTCAGATGTTTGTCGCTATTGCTGCCTCACATTGTGCAGTAATAGCATGGGCAGTGTAAGCCCACCATCTGGGGTGCAATTTTCAGTACTGAAGCTTCACAACAGAAATCATTAGCATCCATATACACATTTTATTGGTTTATCtatattcaaaaagaaaagcatattcaTAAGATTAAATATTCATGCCCTAGATTTAATTAGTTTATCATGAATTAAATGAACTGAAGCACCTGAAATACAGGGAGTTTGAGACCTAAGTAGCAGGAATTATTCAGGGGAAAGAGgtcaagcagaaaagcaaatcaGCTACTGCTCAAAACTCACGATCTTCATACATTGTGCAAGAAAGTCAAATATTTGCTTCAACCACCATAATGTAACCATTAACTCTTGCTTCAGATTCTGGCACTATCTGATTCCATTTAAAGGTCACACTGgttaagaaaaatgcagttatcACCAGCTATTCAGAACAAATACACCATCAATAAAAATTTCAAACAGGAAAGTGCTTCCATAACTTTTACAGTAAGTCTCCAACAAGCACTAATCTTTTCTCAATATGCAAGGAATGATCCTGCTTTCACTCACATCAGTGCTAGCTTTATTGACAGCTAAAGAATACTGACCCCTGGAACATCTTTCTCAACACAGGACTAGTTAGTTCACATGAAAACTGAGCAGCTATTGAATAATGGTGATCTGAGACATttataaacacatttctgtaaAGCCAAGACCTGGCTCTTGTGATTACTGGTGAATTCAGGAAGAGCTTATGTTAGAAACTggtgaaagagagagagaggggaaggaacGGAACAGTTCTTTGATGTTTAACCAGTGCTAATTTTAGGCTCTTCTCTTTGAAGAGCGTCAGTAAAGATGCTTGTGAGGGCAGagtattaaataaattattttttctgcttgttaaTGGTGTGCAGTATGAGCAAGTTACAAGTGGGTGTGCCTACTACAAGCATGTAATACATTTCCCCTTCTGTCCCACTAGCCGTGCAGGAAAGGCTGCACAGAAGAATTCAACTTTAGAGGGCAGAAAGTGACATGATGCTTTTTGTCCCCCAGTAAGTTTAAGTTTGTCTATGGATCTTTTAGACATGTTTCTTGTAAGAGCTACAGCAGTTAGGCAACTAGTCCTACTGACCGGGAACCCCAGCTTGGACATACTAAGTTCTCTCTTGGAGATCTAGAACGGTTGCACACCAATTTTTAGCTGAATTAGCAGTTgttacttaatttaaaaaaacaaaaaaaaaaaaaaaaagacatgttCCCCAGAAAAAGGTCTTTTGAGAACAAACCCAGATATACATCACAATAAATGATAAGTCTGGAATGGGCAGCAGTGGCCTTGCATGCTTCCTAAAATGCTTTCCGCATAGCAGTCAAATCTAGTTTCAGAAGACACAGGACATTACCTTCCTTCCTCCCCGCTTTCTCAGTgattcttcaggtttttttgtttttccccttttaagcAGCAGAACTCATTGTGCtacaaaaataagatttattttgaactctgtttctatttttttccccctgcttttcTCGTTAGGCCATAGATATGTGTGTTTATTGCACCGCATGCCAAACACTACTCAAATAGCCCCTGTAGAATTATTTAGCTCATGAAGCTCTTGAATTCATGACTAGCAACAATAATCCTGAATCACcaaagataaataattttaagagaTATGTCATTATTAAACAACTGTTTCCCCCCCATCAGagcaagaaatacaattttacaATACTACATTTCTCTTGGATGCTTACTTCTGCACCAGCTGTTAATCAAGCCATTTGACCATGAGTTCACACCGATATTTGATATATATGagaaaaattattccatttgCAACAACCCAATTGGATACTTACCACAGCAATAACAGGAATAAGCACACCCAGATTCCCAGCGCTACTGGaggcctggaaaagaaaaaggaaattattaaaacatctacaaaagcatttctaaaatacCTGCTCCAAGACATATTTCAGCCGTCGCACATTCCTACTGTCtatgcaaaggaaaacatacaTTGCCAATTACAACCCTGTATCTCGCAAACAGATGTGCATGAAGTGGCCAAGAGAGCATCCCAGAAATCCACAGGACTTCCTCAGGGCAAACCCTGAAGTCTTTCAGCAAAGCTTTGCAGGTGGCTCCTCACAGActactgggattttttttctctctcccagcaCAGGGTCTATGTTTGGAAGTTAGGTATTATGCCTTTAGCTAAAATGGAGGGGGACTATTCATTGATACCACATCTATTCTGGCATCCAACAGCTGCTAGAAAAATGCTCACGTTAAATGGGTGGCCACAGACAAGCGTCAAATGTTTACTAAGTCTCACTTGACTaccaaaatgaagcaaaaaatgaCAAGTTTATAAAAAGACACAATTTTCAAGAGTTTATTTaagcagcaggaacagcctTTTCCAGTGAAATAGAAGAAGCGTACGgaaatacattatttccttTGACTTCTTAGGAGTTTTTA comes from Strigops habroptila isolate Jane chromosome 11, bStrHab1.2.pri, whole genome shotgun sequence and encodes:
- the SERPIND1 gene encoding heparin cofactor 2, yielding MKFLFHLLALALVITSTFGGVKDFTEHFESLKDAQPHENGTYDMPNLPLEFHRENTITNDLIPEEEEEEDYLDLDKILGEDDYSDIIDAAPYIVSEIQQGNILELFQGKTRIQRLNILNANFGFNLYRSVADKTNSSDNILMAPVGISTAMAMISLGLKGKTQHEVLSVLGFQDFINASTKYELMTVHNLFRKLTHRLFRRNFGYTLRSVNDLYIQKDFSILNDFRNNTKTYYFADAQPADFSDPSFISKTNERILKLTKGLIKEALVNVNPTTLMMILNCLYFKGTWENKFPVEMTMKRSFRLNEKQTIKVPMMQTKGNFLAAADPELDCGVIQLPFVGNISMLIVLPHKLSGMKALEKQITPQVVEKWQKSMTNRTREVVLPKFKLEKSYNLIGYLRSMGIEDLFNEKGDYSGISDEKVTIDRFNHQGTITVNEEGTEAGAITNVGFMPLSAQIRFVVDRPFLFLIYEHRTSCLLFMGRVVNPAQS